In a genomic window of Bemisia tabaci chromosome 1, PGI_BMITA_v3:
- the Pde9 gene encoding uncharacterized protein Pde9, producing MDGKVVYISVDDRLETLHLPSDVTPDQIRELLRSLCQVTNPQASIWLVDAEGRKLSIDSELPANSPENPYRPLARPRNGMLVDEVEMEFISLEQSLKELEEQADNSTEICSKVKMIEDKLHKIKNKLETSKHNTWINFYKEIPPSIMKLQYRRLSDGKQSKVRKEFYEICNNTLSEEVRQALRLPSFDCSTFEDAEILHILQYMYIDFDLPKKYNIDLNTLREFLFTVYKNYNDVPFHNFRHSFCVTQMMYAMCMKVNLKDKIGDLEILVLLTSCICHDLDHPGYNNMYQINAKTELAIRYNDISPLENHHCSMAFRILDLPSCNIFSSMTKEVYRTVREGIIRCILATDMSRHNEILQKFVEAQEEQQFDFENKNHVNLLEMVLIKVADISNEARPMEVADPWLDKLLQEFYNQSDLEKDQGLPVTPFMDRAKISKSSSQCNFIGIVLLPLFEALEKLFPELKDMIVNPVKEALAFYQECLRNEQRTKRTSVISAPHSTASSGPNSPIKITPFVPTNNTLHKSQQSEEGSSSRASSQDSIGYEQDDNCNISRSEDDAAVNEVTVSEQTSTFKIATDNPCSGKKSQPGSRKGSREKAHLSGDSDLAHFYTGSVHSSDSGEKKSWSSSEQYSIDENRLRHDTRKKSVSSPEERKETRSYSYVEQPKSRKDIFHDSGNSFKKRSASACSSDELKDSDSRVSFANFNYPYRKKSITPCKSPELKEEEEEGKPASGNVESCSYSFAAKKLESNNTSKSVDEPNSKNYSLHRVEGSNPVPSDTQILTSVRPTMTEDASSLKDIDCEADKTQPTAVPLAEQAEISGSSCCQEKNSETLVQCVNSVKNVDQASTVQSIDIAVKETFDGKPKVPSPQSTVMKRLKKSFGDPFRLSRRSTSSDSSSSKLTVAETSSQPASPASLKTQKTEEVEEEQKAMTLPKVLKKRKSRKWRVLKMKSDTGSSSTERLNKDFSRRKSSDGEARGISGNNKIENGMTPPDEDLTTEAANNNKVKSNCANIGRQKKSSSDAKYPRWMSTLKASFNFKKSSNS from the exons TTTGAAGGAATTAGAAGAACAAGCAGACAACTCAACGGAAATTTGCTCAAAAGTCAAAATGATTGAAGACAAACTACATAAGATCAAAAATAAGTTAGAAACTTCAAAGCACAATACTTGGATTA ATTTTTACAAAGAGATACCACCCTCAATCATGAAATTACAGTATCGAAGGCTGAGTGACGGGAAACAAAGCAAAGTCAGGAAGGAATTTTACGAAATTTG CAACAACACGCTGAGCGAGGAGGTGCGGCAAGCTTTACGTCTTCCATCGTTTGACTGCAGCACTTTCGAGGACGCTGAGATCCTCCACATTCTCCAGTACATGTACATCGACTTCGACCTACCCAAAAAGTACAACATCGATTTGAACACTCTTAGAGAATTCCTATTCACGGTCTACAAAAACTACAATGACGTTCCCTTCCACAATTTTAGGCATTCTTTTTGTGTTACGCAAATG ATGTATGCGATGTGCATGAAAGtcaatttaaaagataaaatcgGCGACCTTGAAATTCTAGTCCTTCTTACGTCCTGTATCTGTCATGACCTTGATCATCCAGGATATAACAACATGTATCAG ATAAATGCTAAAACCGAGCTTGCTATCCGCTATAATGATATATCACCTCTAGAAAATCATCACTGCTCAATGGCATTTCGTATTTTAGACCTACCTAGTTGCAATATTTTTAGCTCCATGACAAAAGAAGTATACCGGACAGTGCGAGAGGGCATTATCCGGTGTATTCTGGCCACTGACATGTCACGGCACAATGAAATCCTGCAGAAGTTTGTCGAGGCTCAGGAAGAACAACAAttcgattttgaaaacaaaaaccaCGTTAATTTG CTAGAAATGGTGCTAATTAAAGTAGCAGATATATCAAACGAAGCACGTCCAATGGAAGTTGCAGACCCCTGGCTTGATAAATTATTACAG GAATTTTACAATCAAAGTGATCTTGAAAAAGACCAGGGCCTCCCTGTCACACCATTTATGGACAGGGCCAAAATATCTAAAAGTTCCTCTCAGTGCAATTTTATTGGAATTGTTTTACTCCCTTTGTTCGAAGCACTCGAAAAACTCTTCCCTGAGTTGAAG GATATGATTGTGAACCCGGTGAAAGAGGCACTGGCTTTCTACCAAGAGTGCCTCCGAAATGAACAGCGAACAAAACGAACGAGCGTCATAAGTGCTCCTCACTCCACGGCTAGCTCAGGTCCAAACTCTCCTATCAAAATTACTCCTTTTGTACCAACGAACAACACCTTACATAAATCTCAG CAATCGGAAGAGGGATCATCATCTCGTGCTAGTAGTCAAGATTCTATAGGTTATGAGCAAGATGACAACTGCAACATAAGTAGGAGTGAAGATGATGCAGCTGTCAATGAAGTCACGGTTTCTGAGCAAacatcaacttttaaaattgcGACGGATAATCCTTG TTCAGGGAAAAAGAGCCAACCAGGAAGTCGGAAAGGTAGCAGGGAAAAAGCTCACTTGTCTGGTGATTCGGACTTGGCCCATTTTTACACCGGATCCGTACACAGCAGTGACAGTGGGGAAAAAAAGAGTTGGTCTTCTAGTGAACAATACAGTATTGACGAAAATCG CCTTCGACATGAtaccagaaaaaaatcagtttctaGTCCAGAGGAAAGGAAAGAGACACGAAGTTATTCGTACGTAGAGCAACCAAAATCAAGGAAAGATATTTTCCATGACAGTGGCAATAGCTTTAAAAAACGATCTGCTTCAGCATGCAGTTCGGATGAATTGAAAGACTCTGACAGCCGAGTCTCCTTTGCAAACTTTAACTACCCATACAGAAAAAAGAGTATAACACCTTGCAAGAGTCCAGAGCttaaggaagaggaagaagaaggaaaaccTGCCTCTGGAAATGTCGAAAGCTGTAGCTATTCTTTTGCTGCCAAAAAATTGGAGTCTAACAACACAAGTAAATCAGTTGATGAACCTAATAGTAAGAATTATTCACTGCATCGGGTTGAAGGGTCAAACCCAGTTCCTAGTGATACTCAAATACTAACCTCTGTGCGCCCCACCATGACTGAAGATGCCTCGAGTCTCAAAGATATTGATTGCGAGGCAGACAAAACACAACCCACAGCTGTTCCGCTGGCGGAACAAGCTGAAATTTCTGGCTCGTCCTGTTGTCAAGAAAAGAACTCCGAAACTCTAGTCCAATGTGTTAATAGTGTTAAAAATGTAGACCAAGCTAGCACGGTGCAAAGTATCGACATCGCCGTGAAAGAAACGTTTGACGGGAAACCAAAAGTCCCGTCTCCTCAGTCAACGGTTATGAAAAGATTGAAGAAGAGCTTTGGAGATCCATTTCGGCTGTCGCGACGGAGCACTAGTAGCGATTCCAGTTCGTCGAAATTGACTGTTGCTGAAACATCATCTCAGCCTGCATCACCTGCATCGCTGAAAACTCAAAAAACAGAAGAAGTGGAGGAAGAGCAAAAAGCAATGACATTACCGAAAGTTTTAAAGAAGCGTAAATCGCGAAAGTGGAGGGTGCTAAAAATGAAGTCAGACACAGGAAGTTCGTCTACCGAGAGATTAAACAAAGATTTTAGTCGACGAAAATCTTCTGACGGTGAGGCGAGAGGCATCTCCGGAAATAATAAAATCGAAAATGGGATGACTCCACCAGATGAGGATTTAACAA CTGAAGCAGCGAACAACAACAAAGTAAAATCAAACTGTGCGAATATTGGTCGGCAAAAGAAATCTTCCTCTGACGCAAAGTATCCTCGTTGGATGTCAACGTTGAAGGCatcgtttaattttaaaaagtcaagtaATTCTTAA